A genomic stretch from Festucalex cinctus isolate MCC-2025b chromosome 13, RoL_Fcin_1.0, whole genome shotgun sequence includes:
- the numbl gene encoding numb-like protein isoform X5: MKRRSTSEHVTPEMNKLRQSLRRKKPTYVPEASRPHQWQADEEAVRKGKCNFSVRYLGLVEVEESRGMHVCEEAVKKLKISGKKTVKAVLWVSADGLRVVDDKTKDLIVDQTIEKVSFCAPDRNYDKAFSYICRDGTTRRWMCHCFMALKDSGERLSHAVGCAFAACLERKQRREKECGVTASFDASRTSFVREGSFRANSACSQHGSGSERDDKQQEKNKDQPSVHAALPPGAASPPEGAAEPGGPHAIPRRHAPIEQLVRQGSFRGFPALSQKNSPFKRQLSLRLNDLPSTLQRKTDFEAKNPVLEVDMSLSGEGDINALCSQINTSFTKPSEDPFSNACPSVSGLPTCVVPPALPPPPPAPMQAASSWVQPDPPLHSPPLVSAAMQSGHKRTPSEAERWLEEVSKAVRSQQTPPPGPTIPTIPGPPSVSSQQMTSAAPVSLGTMSKPLVAGPPALPAQAPLPLPPISISSIPLIPGPPISSPPMSLPSMSIPTMSGPSMTGAPMIQPSLTGPRGSLPSILQPFPLAFDATPAPVGMFASQPVQPAFVPMQTYMPGLASSMTYPNVSVPVVGITPSQMVANVFCTAVGSSGTGGVIGGPKVGSHQPYSGAPPGGFSTPFPSTPPLSTAINGLPTHSSASAAHQNGSASSWPPEGSQLTAPVTANSQDDERFEAKWAALESANVKPAAQAPASKSPGAAANPFSNNLQKTFEIEL; this comes from the exons TACCAGCGAGCACGTGACCCCGGAGATGAACAAGCTTCGTCAGAGCCTGAGGAGGAAGAAGCCCACCTATGTACCCGAGGCCAGCAGACCGCATCAGTGGCAGGCGGACGAGGAGGCTGTACGCAAGGGCAAATGTAACTTCTCTGTACGG TACCTGGGCTTGGTGGAGGTGGAGGAGTCTAGAGGGATGCATGTGTGCGAGGAGGCGGTGAAAAAGCTGAAAATT AGCGGGAAAAAGACAGTGAAGGCAGTATTGTGGGTTTCAGCTGACGGACTCAGGGTGGTGGATGATAAAACGAAG GATCTGATCGTGGACCAGACCATAGAGAAAGTCTCCTTCTGTGCTCCTGATCGAAATTATGACAAGGCGTTCTCCTACATCTGCAGAGACGGCACCACCAGACGTTGGATGTGCCACTGCTTCATGGCGCTCAAAGACTCG GGGGAGAGACTCAGCCATGCAGTGGGCTGTGCCTTTGCTGCCTGTTTGGAGAGGAAACAGCGTCGAGAGAAGGAGTGTGGCGTGACGGCATCTTTTGATGCCAGCCGCACGTCGTTTGTACGCGAGGGCTCCTTCCGCGCCAACTCTGCCTGCAGTCAGCACGGCAGCGGTAGTGAACGAGATGACAAacagcaggaaaaaaacaaag ACCAGCCGTCTGTTCATGCAGCCCTGCCGCCCGGCGCTGCTTCCCCACCCGAGGGCGCAGCAGAACCCGGCGGGCCTCATGCCATCCCCCGCCGCCACGCGCCAATCGAGCAACTGGTGCGTCAAGGCTCATTCCGGGGATTTCCAGCTCTCAGTCAGAAGAACTCTCCCTTCAAGAGACAGCTGTCACTTCGCCTCAATGACCTGCCATCCACGCTGCAACGCAAGACCGACTTCGAGGCCAAGAACCCCG TACTAGAGGTGGACATGAGTTTGTCTGGCGAGGGAGACATTAATGCCCTGTGCAGCCAGATCAACACCTCCTTCACGAAGCCATCCGAGGACCCGTTCTCCAACGCTTGCCCATCTGTGAGCGGTCTGCCAACCTGCGTGGTGCCTCCAGctttgcctcctcctcctccggcgCCGATGCAGG CTGCGTCTTCTTGGGTTCAGCCAGATCCTCCTCTCCACTCTCCTCCTCTGGTGTCGGCGGCGATGCAGAGCGGACATAAGCGTACACCCTCCGAGGCAGAAAGATGGCTAGAAGAGGTCTCCAAGGCGGTCAGGTCCCAGCAGACCCCCCCACCGGGTCCAACCATCCCCACCATTCCGGGGCCGCCGTCTGTATCGAGTCAGCAGATGACGAGTGCGGCCCCGGTGTCACTCGGTACCATGTCCAAACCCCTGGTTGCGGGCCCCCCTGCTCTCCCAGCTCAGGCACCGTTGCCGCTTCCTCCGATCTCCATATCATCCATCCCCCTGATCCCGGGCCCTCCGATTTCAAGCCCCCCTATGTCTTTGCCTTCAATGTCCATCCCCACCATGTCAGGTCCAAGTATGACCGGAGCCCCTATGATCCAGCCCTCGCTGACGGGACCCCGAGGATCCCTCCCAAGCATCTTGCAACCCTTTCCTTTAGCCTTCGACGCTACGCCGGCTCCCGTGGGGATGTTCGCCAGCCAACCCGTCCAACCGGCTTTTGTTCCCATGCAAACGTATATGCCGGGCTTGGCGAGCAGTATGACCTACCCGAACGTCAGCGTACCCGTCGTCGGGATCACGCCGTCGCAAATGGTGGCCAACGTCTTCTGCACGGCCGTCGGCTCGTCCGGAACCGGAGGTGTCATCGGAGGGCCGAAAGTGGGCAGCCACCAGCCGTACTCAGGAGCGCCCCCTGGAGGCTTTTCCACACCGTTCCCCTCCACCCCTCCGCTTTCCACAGCCATAAATGGTCTCCCGACGCACAGCAGCGCCTCAGCGGCCCATCAGAATGGCAGCGCTAGTAgctggccaccagagggcagtcAGCTGACTGCTCCCGTGACCGCTAACTCCCAAGACGATGAGCGCTTTGAGGCCAAGTGGGCGGCACTTGAGAGCGCCAATGTCAAACCAGCAGCTCAGGCACCCGCAAGCAAAAGTCCAGGAGCAGCTGCCAACCCGTTTTCCAACAACCTGCAGAAGACGTTTGAGATAGAGCTCTAA